One Bdellovibrionota bacterium genomic region harbors:
- a CDS encoding UvrD-helicase domain-containing protein, whose amino-acid sequence MNLITQNLNPEQLKAVETLEGPLLILAGAGSGKTRVLTHRIANIIVNRLAEPQNILAVTFTNKAAKEMRERALNLLHKLNLYSSQPPLISTFHSFCVQVLRSYIHILEYSPDFTIYDRADQLALVRKIFKKLNLDTKTYSVQAFLSTINTSKVYGVSPEDLMKEAVHSVDKKMAEVYALYEKQMKEANALDFDDLMIKTIALFKKSPEVLDFYQTELKFIMVDEYQDTSTLQYELIHMLAKKHRNLCVVGDEDQSIYSWRGANIENILSFEADYNEAQVIKLEENYRSTQTIVNAASEVIRNNTIRKDKTLHTNNKEGEKIFAKETQSEYDEGKFVAQTIQTIMKDNSVSYDDIAIFYRTNSQSRAIEEELRSYRIPYQIIGGMKFYDRMEVKDLICYLRLIMNENDDVSFMRVLNIPTRGIGKVTADKIIDFAHSRNVSLMKAAQEIVDHGGGLNAGSAKKLGTFVNIVQYLRVQAQEQKPSDFVKFMIDHLQFIEYLKFEKPEDHQQRIDNVNELINVLSKFEKERGQEATLGQFLEEVALVSDVDELDSAQHSVKMMTLHISKGLEYPYVFIVGFEEGLFPSNQSIDSANPEQMEEERRLCYVGMTRAKEKLFLSYSRKRMQWGQELINPPSRFLKEIPSKYIEVSSGIVRPKNFQTKEVYNFQMTNLDDPFPDYEKTFDDSDPNGFSKGMKVRHPAFGVGTIHHLEGQGEDQKITIMFKNHTLKKFILKYARLERV is encoded by the coding sequence ATGAATTTAATCACGCAGAACTTAAATCCCGAGCAATTAAAAGCAGTTGAGACCCTAGAAGGTCCGCTATTGATTTTAGCAGGCGCTGGCTCTGGAAAAACCCGCGTTTTGACTCACAGAATAGCAAATATCATTGTGAACAGATTGGCAGAGCCGCAAAATATTTTGGCCGTCACCTTCACCAATAAAGCCGCAAAAGAAATGAGAGAAAGAGCCCTCAATCTCTTGCACAAACTCAATTTATATTCGTCACAACCACCACTGATTTCGACGTTTCACTCTTTCTGCGTACAAGTTTTAAGGTCTTACATTCATATCCTAGAATACAGTCCTGATTTTACAATCTACGATCGCGCAGATCAGTTGGCACTTGTTAGAAAAATATTTAAAAAACTCAATCTCGATACAAAAACTTATTCTGTTCAAGCTTTCTTATCTACGATCAACACTTCAAAAGTTTACGGGGTTTCTCCAGAAGATTTAATGAAAGAAGCCGTTCACAGCGTCGATAAGAAAATGGCCGAAGTCTATGCGCTTTACGAAAAACAGATGAAAGAAGCCAACGCTTTGGATTTTGATGATCTTATGATTAAAACCATCGCACTCTTTAAGAAGAGCCCAGAGGTTTTGGATTTTTATCAAACTGAATTAAAATTCATTATGGTGGATGAGTACCAAGATACGAGCACTCTACAGTACGAACTCATTCATATGCTTGCAAAAAAGCATCGCAATCTCTGCGTTGTCGGTGATGAAGATCAATCGATCTATTCATGGCGCGGGGCCAATATTGAAAACATCTTAAGTTTTGAAGCGGATTACAACGAGGCTCAGGTTATTAAACTCGAAGAAAACTATCGCTCAACACAGACGATTGTAAATGCAGCTTCAGAGGTCATACGCAATAATACTATTCGCAAAGACAAAACTCTCCACACAAACAATAAAGAAGGCGAAAAGATTTTTGCCAAAGAAACCCAGAGTGAGTATGACGAAGGAAAATTCGTTGCTCAGACAATTCAGACCATCATGAAAGACAACTCTGTTTCTTATGATGATATCGCAATCTTCTACAGAACCAACTCTCAATCTCGTGCAATTGAAGAAGAATTAAGATCTTACAGAATTCCCTATCAAATCATTGGCGGCATGAAGTTCTATGATCGCATGGAAGTAAAGGATCTTATTTGCTACCTTAGACTCATAATGAATGAAAATGATGATGTTTCATTTATGAGAGTCCTCAATATTCCAACACGTGGAATTGGAAAAGTGACAGCAGATAAGATAATTGATTTTGCGCATTCTAGAAACGTATCTCTAATGAAAGCCGCACAAGAAATTGTCGATCATGGGGGCGGCCTCAATGCCGGATCTGCAAAAAAATTAGGAACATTTGTCAATATCGTTCAGTATTTAAGAGTTCAAGCGCAAGAGCAAAAGCCATCGGACTTTGTAAAGTTCATGATAGATCACTTGCAGTTTATCGAGTACCTAAAATTCGAAAAGCCAGAAGATCATCAACAAAGAATCGACAACGTAAACGAATTGATTAACGTTTTATCAAAATTCGAAAAAGAACGCGGCCAAGAAGCAACGCTAGGACAATTCTTAGAAGAAGTGGCCTTGGTCTCCGACGTTGATGAGTTGGATAGCGCTCAACACTCAGTAAAAATGATGACTCTGCATATTTCTAAAGGATTAGAATATCCTTACGTTTTTATCGTGGGATTTGAAGAAGGCCTATTTCCCTCGAATCAATCCATCGACTCTGCAAATCCAGAGCAAATGGAAGAAGAACGAAGATTATGTTACGTAGGAATGACAAGAGCAAAAGAAAAACTATTCCTAAGCTATTCTCGAAAGAGAATGCAATGGGGACAAGAACTCATCAATCCTCCAAGCCGATTCTTAAAAGAAATCCCTTCAAAGTACATTGAAGTGAGCTCTGGCATTGTTCGTCCGAAGAATTTCCAAACAAAAGAAGTTTACAATTTCCAAATGACAAACCTAGATGACCCATTCCCAGATTATGAAAAAACTTTTGATGATTCCGATCCCAATGGATTTTCAAAAGGCATGAAAGTTCGTCACCCTGCATTTGGCGTAGGAACGATTCACCATCTTGAAGGCCAAGGCGAGGATCAAAAAATCACCATAATGTTTAAAAATCACACTTTAAAAAAATTCATCCTAAAATACGCAAGACTTGAGCGCGTATGA